A window of the Streptomyces formicae genome harbors these coding sequences:
- a CDS encoding AAA family ATPase, which produces MTLQRSGAYMTTTARAAGVRARLGVPAPVVRDLRDRSGRLPRSLEFGHGDVVVISGLPGSGKSTLIRRAAEGGGIDSQDTRDRWAARMPRLLPYAVYRPLVRAAHYAGLWRALRSGAGVIVHDCGTQSWVRRWLAREARRRGRSLHLLLLDVAPAVARAGQRERGRGVSPYAFSRHRYAVSRLLRDAERGRLPSGCSSATLLDRDAATALTRIGFTPAA; this is translated from the coding sequence ATGACGTTGCAGCGGTCAGGTGCCTATATGACGACGACAGCCCGGGCGGCGGGGGTGCGCGCGCGGCTCGGCGTGCCCGCGCCCGTCGTGCGTGACCTGCGCGACCGGTCGGGCCGCCTCCCGCGCAGCCTGGAGTTCGGCCACGGGGACGTGGTCGTGATCTCGGGGCTGCCCGGCAGCGGCAAGTCCACGCTGATACGGCGCGCGGCGGAGGGCGGCGGCATCGACTCCCAGGACACCCGCGACCGCTGGGCCGCGCGGATGCCCCGGCTGCTGCCGTACGCGGTGTACCGCCCGCTGGTGCGCGCCGCGCACTACGCCGGGCTGTGGCGCGCCCTGCGCTCCGGCGCTGGCGTGATCGTCCACGACTGCGGCACCCAGTCCTGGGTCCGCCGCTGGCTGGCCCGCGAGGCCCGCCGCCGCGGCCGCTCCCTCCATCTGCTCCTGCTGGACGTCGCCCCCGCCGTCGCCCGCGCGGGCCAGCGCGAGCGGGGCCGCGGTGTCTCCCCGTACGCCTTCTCCCGCCACCGGTACGCCGTCTCCCGCCTGCTCCGCGACGCGGAGCGCGGGCGCCTTCCCTCCGGCTGCTCCTCCGCCACCCTCCTCGACCGCGACGCCGCGACCGCGCTGACCCGGATCGGCTTCACCCCGGCGGCATGA
- the gcvT gene encoding glycine cleavage system aminomethyltransferase GcvT, with product MSTTPRLTALDALHRSLGATMTDFAGWDMPLRYASERDEHNAVRTKAGLFDLSHMGEITVTGPQAAALLDYALVGNIGGVAVGRARYTMICQEDGGILDDLIVYRLGETEYMVVANASNAQTVLDALTERAAGFDAAVRDDRDAYALIAVQGPESPGILKSLTDADLDGLKYYAGLPGTVAGVPALIARTGYTGEDGFELFVEPQHAEKLWRALTEAGEPVGLVACGLSCRDTLRLEAGMPLYGHELTTSLTPFDAGLGRVVKFEKEGDFVGRAALEAAAERAAANPPRKLVGLIAEGRRVPRAGMSVVAAGQVIGEITSGAPSPTLGKPIAIAYVDAAHAAPGSEGVGVDIRGTHEPYEVVALPFYKRQK from the coding sequence ATGAGCACCACCCCCCGTCTCACCGCCCTCGATGCGCTGCATCGCTCGCTGGGCGCGACCATGACCGACTTCGCCGGCTGGGACATGCCCCTGCGGTACGCCAGCGAGCGCGACGAGCACAACGCCGTACGGACCAAGGCCGGACTCTTCGATCTTTCCCACATGGGTGAGATCACTGTCACCGGGCCTCAGGCCGCCGCTCTTCTGGACTACGCGCTGGTCGGCAACATCGGCGGGGTCGCCGTCGGCCGTGCCCGCTACACGATGATCTGCCAGGAGGACGGCGGGATCCTCGACGACCTGATCGTCTACCGCCTGGGCGAGACGGAGTACATGGTCGTCGCCAACGCCTCGAACGCGCAGACCGTGCTGGACGCCCTGACCGAGCGGGCCGCCGGCTTCGACGCGGCCGTACGGGACGACCGCGACGCGTACGCGCTGATCGCGGTCCAGGGCCCCGAGTCCCCCGGCATCCTGAAGTCGCTCACCGACGCGGACCTGGACGGGCTGAAGTACTACGCGGGCCTGCCCGGCACCGTCGCGGGCGTGCCCGCGCTGATCGCCCGTACCGGCTACACGGGTGAGGACGGCTTCGAGCTCTTCGTCGAGCCGCAGCACGCCGAGAAGCTGTGGCGGGCGCTGACCGAAGCGGGAGAGCCGGTCGGTCTCGTCGCCTGCGGTCTGTCCTGCCGTGACACGCTCCGCCTGGAGGCGGGCATGCCGCTGTACGGGCACGAGCTGACGACCTCCCTCACGCCGTTCGACGCGGGCCTGGGCCGGGTCGTGAAGTTCGAGAAGGAGGGCGACTTCGTCGGCCGCGCCGCCCTGGAGGCCGCCGCCGAGCGGGCCGCCGCCAACCCGCCGCGCAAGCTCGTCGGCCTGATTGCCGAGGGCCGCCGGGTGCCGCGCGCCGGAATGTCCGTCGTCGCGGCCGGCCAGGTGATCGGCGAGATCACCTCCGGGGCCCCGTCCCCGACCCTGGGCAAGCCGATCGCCATCGCCTACGTCGACGCGGCGCACGCCGCGCCCGGCAGCGAGGGCGTGGGAGTCGACATCCGCGGTACTCATGAGCCGTACGAGGTCGTGGCGCTCCCCTTCTACAAGCGCCAGAAGTAG
- a CDS encoding enhanced serine sensitivity protein SseB C-terminal domain-containing protein: MSASGTAAAGQVEHMLRQVTPGRYDAYEALLRALADPATGRIWMLLWHGSSGSPDAQYGNMEVDGQAYAPCVTSPQELAASGWTRAHEVVTGPDIARALFPDHWGIWLNPHAPGGGVGIPWLDLRRIATGLDRMPAGPLRLAEPAIEIPQFYALLTQNAHRTPAVRSLRRAWVQPALGAPYLAIGLDLYDTGQQSVESVRAMMQQSVAAVPDGLPVSTVAMSDDYDPVAMWLRANARPFYDREAHGVPPQRPGYGYPPAY, encoded by the coding sequence GTGAGTGCGTCAGGCACCGCGGCGGCCGGGCAGGTCGAGCACATGCTGCGCCAGGTGACGCCCGGACGCTACGACGCGTACGAGGCGCTGCTCCGCGCGCTCGCCGACCCGGCGACCGGCCGGATCTGGATGCTGCTGTGGCACGGCAGCTCCGGCTCCCCCGACGCCCAGTACGGAAACATGGAGGTGGACGGCCAGGCGTACGCCCCGTGCGTCACCTCCCCCCAGGAGCTCGCCGCCTCCGGCTGGACCCGCGCCCACGAGGTCGTCACGGGCCCCGACATCGCCCGCGCCCTCTTCCCCGACCACTGGGGCATCTGGCTCAACCCGCACGCCCCGGGCGGCGGCGTCGGCATCCCCTGGCTCGATCTGCGCCGGATCGCCACCGGCCTCGACCGGATGCCCGCGGGGCCGCTCCGGCTGGCCGAGCCCGCCATCGAGATCCCCCAGTTCTACGCCCTGCTCACGCAGAACGCGCACCGCACCCCGGCCGTCCGCTCGTTGCGCAGGGCCTGGGTGCAGCCCGCACTCGGCGCCCCGTATCTCGCCATCGGCCTCGATCTGTACGACACCGGGCAGCAGTCCGTCGAGAGTGTCCGCGCGATGATGCAGCAGTCGGTCGCCGCCGTCCCCGACGGGCTCCCGGTCTCCACCGTCGCCATGTCCGACGACTACGACCCGGTGGCGATGTGGCTGCGGGCCAACGCCCGCCCGTTCTACGACCGCGAGGCCCACGGCGTGCCGCCGCAGCGGCCCGGGTACGGATACCCGCCCGCGTACTGA
- a CDS encoding enhanced serine sensitivity protein SseB, which produces MDAHTTWPANELEEVLAASLGNPTAGARLVEVLGRSHLWVPLPNGGGPDSPGLDLPTLEIDGAPYVPVFSSQQQFLLCLGDRVSGTVAPAVEFARGLPPQLGIAVNPGGSVGVPLPPPAVAELCRVGRSLFGGTSHAGGYGGGPASGGRVRLFEPDWQEEPIDFLSAAAGEFEETGIVQTGRRVLASIEGDAPTLFIGVQLSAWEAHHRTAPMDALGRALGRVAVKWPVHLVLLDVAQDPVGDWMLNRVRPFYTRQYA; this is translated from the coding sequence GTGGACGCGCACACGACATGGCCCGCCAACGAGCTCGAAGAGGTGCTCGCCGCGTCGCTCGGCAACCCCACGGCCGGCGCACGCCTCGTCGAGGTCCTCGGCCGCAGCCACCTCTGGGTGCCGCTCCCCAACGGCGGCGGTCCCGACAGCCCCGGCCTCGACCTGCCCACCCTGGAGATCGACGGTGCTCCGTACGTGCCCGTCTTCAGCTCCCAGCAGCAGTTCCTCCTCTGCCTGGGCGACCGGGTGTCCGGCACCGTCGCCCCGGCGGTCGAGTTCGCCCGCGGTCTGCCCCCGCAGCTCGGCATCGCCGTGAATCCCGGCGGCTCCGTCGGCGTCCCCCTGCCCCCGCCGGCCGTCGCCGAGCTCTGCCGCGTCGGTCGCAGCCTGTTTGGGGGTACCTCCCATGCCGGAGGCTATGGGGGAGGGCCGGCGAGCGGCGGTCGCGTCCGGCTGTTCGAGCCGGACTGGCAGGAGGAGCCGATCGACTTCCTCTCCGCCGCGGCCGGGGAGTTCGAGGAGACCGGCATCGTCCAGACAGGCCGCCGGGTGCTGGCGAGCATCGAGGGCGACGCGCCGACCCTGTTCATCGGCGTCCAGCTCTCCGCCTGGGAGGCCCACCACCGCACCGCCCCCATGGACGCGCTCGGCCGCGCGCTCGGCCGGGTCGCCGTGAAGTGGCCGGTCCACCTGGTGCTGCTGGACGTCGCCCAGGACCCCGTCGGCGACTGGATGCTCAACCGCGTCCGGCCCTTCTACACCCGGCAGTACGCGTAG
- the gcvH gene encoding glycine cleavage system protein GcvH → MSNPQQLRYSKEHEWLSAAEDGVSTVGITEFAANALGDVVYAQLPEVGSTVTEGETCGELESTKSVSDLYSPVSGEVVEANQDVVDDPSLVNSAPFEGGWLFKVRVTDEPKDLLSADEYTEFSGN, encoded by the coding sequence ATGAGCAACCCCCAGCAGCTGCGCTACAGCAAGGAGCACGAGTGGCTGTCGGCCGCCGAGGACGGCGTCTCGACGGTCGGCATCACGGAGTTCGCGGCCAACGCGCTCGGTGACGTCGTCTACGCCCAGCTCCCCGAGGTCGGCTCCACGGTCACCGAGGGTGAGACCTGCGGTGAGCTCGAGTCGACCAAGTCGGTCAGCGACCTGTACTCCCCCGTCAGCGGAGAGGTCGTCGAGGCCAACCAGGACGTCGTGGACGACCCGTCGCTGGTGAACTCCGCCCCGTTCGAGGGCGGCTGGCTGTTCAAGGTGCGCGTCACGGATGAGCCGAAGGACCTGCTCTCCGCTGACGAGTACACCGAGTTCTCCGGCAACTAG